The DNA sequence CTTGAGCTGGGAGTTATCATCATAAGGGGAGAGGCCGATGAGGCCCGCCAGGAGTCCCGGGAGGATGAGAGAGGCGTGGATGGCGATCCAGTAAAAGAGGATGGGCTGGTAGGTTGCTACCAAGTTGCGACGCCAGGAGGGGAGGCGGGAGAAAAAGGTGCGCCcgtggggggtgttggccgGGCGGGGGAccgagatgatgatgtgggtTAAGGTGGTCATGagttgggaggtgaggaggaggacgacgaggttgccgaggatggggatgaaggagaagattcCTGAGAGGATGCTCGTTgtgaaggcgaggaagaggaagcaccCTAAACCGCGGAATTGAGACCGGAAGCCGGAAATGGATTGGAGGGTGCGGTGGGTGGCgcggagggaggaggtgatgggtttGGTCGGGAAGGGGGCGTCaccgttggaggaggaggaagagccaCCGTTgatattgttgttgttgttgttgttgttgttgttgttgttgtaggcagggggaggagcgTTCTTGTTAGTGTTTGCCTTGTTGATGTCGCCATCTTCGTTGGTGGGCTcgttgatggggatggcgtcgtaggcggggagggggtccTCAACGATGGCGAGGGTTGGGTAGATGTGGGTGAGGGTGTAGCCGATGTAGAGGAAcatggggaggaagaggaggatgttgatgaagagTTGGAGTCCGCCATAAGGCGCCCACTTGATAGGGGGTCCTTGAGGCTCATCGGGCATGTCTGAGGAGCTGTCGGCCAAGTTGGAGTAGGCCCGCTTAGCGAGCATGCCGCCCGCGTGTACAACGGGGGAGAGCATTCTTGGGATAATCTGACAAATGAGAACTCTCAGGTATaactggtgatgatgaaaaaaaaaagaggggaaaAAACAGTAAACGATGGTAAAAAAACAGTAAACGATGGTAAAAAGACAGGTGGTGATCGAGATGGTTGATAAGCAAACCACAACCCAGGAAATGAATGAGAGTTCCCGGGGCGTGGCAGGCGGCGCTGAACGTTTATTATAGTGGGATCCAACAGCCTGAAGGGGCGTGCAACCGCCAAAGAAATGCGGAGCATTAAGCGTTTGGTGCCTCGTCTGACTGCGCCAACAGCAGGCTGTGATTGGCCGCCCCTTCAATACGATCAAGCACTGCGCCACTCGCGGGGTGTTCTGCCTGGTGGTCATCCCCGGAGACTGTACGGAGACAGATTGTCTCCCTTTCCGTGGAATCAGGCGTTCAAGACGTTACACAAGGTGACCAGATCCTCAAGCACAAGGCCCTTGCAGTCATGATTCAAGGCTCGAGGATACCACACTTCTTATTTTGGCCCAAGGCTCTGTGGTTTTTATCTACTCGGCGCATGGACGCGTGTGCTCTCGAGAAACGTTCAAACTGAGGAGAAAGAAGGCATCTCATTTGTTCATGTTGGGCGTCCAAATACTATACATCTTGTGCTACCAGCCCTAATCCTCTTGATATCGATCTTTCAGAGCGCCATTGCGATAATTGCCGTCGCAAAGAAAATCCATGACACAAGATATCGTGGTGGTAGAGATTGATCTTTTGAGAAGTGTCGGTATAAAGGGAATGAAGTGCAAGAGCGTCGGTTCGACACTAAAAGATAGTAGCAACAAATAAGACTCGATTATTGCGTTATGCAGCTCCTAATCCATTGATCATCCAAACTGCAATCTCACCGAACTAGTTCGACCAGTTGACCATGCCGTCGACCGACCAACCCctgaccttcttctcggccatCATGGTCGGGTTGAGCTGAGTACTGGCCTGGATAGACTTTGGAGTTCACTACACGAGCAATTAGATCCTCTACCTCTTCTTTGGCGGTCTCAAACCTCAAACTCACACCAGACCTCAAAGACTAAAGGATGGCCGTGTGTGCTCGCCAAGCGTTGTCATGACTGGTGCCACTGAAGGTGAGTATACCTTCCCTTTGACACCCCTACCTTCCCTTCAGCTCTCGTGCCCCGTTCCATCCCTCACCTACCTCTGAACTGCCCTTGCTTGCCTTCTCGTCGCCTTTGCTTACCTCTTACTCACCCCTGATCCAGGAATCGGCCTCGCAACAGCCTGCCTTGACCAAATCGCTCTCCAGTTCTCCTCGACAACAGATAACCACCTCATCGCAGTGGTGAACAAATGCCTGCTCTTGCATGATGTCACCAATGGAGCTCGCCCCCGACTCTGACGTCGGCCGGATATTCGAACTCGACTTCTGTGCATACATCTCGGTGGTCCGGGCTTTCCTGCCGACGATCAGGCAGAATAAGGAGTGGTTCATCAGTGTTGGAAGCTTTGGGGGGTATGCCAACCCGCCATTGTGGCCGCCGTATTGTGCTTTGGAGGCTGCGGTGGAGGCCAtgacgaggagctggaggctgGAGCTGATGCTGTTTGGTATTGGGATGACTACTGTCCGACCTCGCTGGACTAGGACGGGTGGGATAGAACCGAAGATTAGAGGTGCGTGGGAGAGGTATTTTGATGATATTCCGAAGGGAGCGGTGGGGGTCGATAGCTTTGGGAATTTGATCAAGACGGAtgtgagggtgggggaggcggaggagagggtttATCGGCCTATGGTTAATATATGATatgttttggtttctttgtGAACAGTGTTCTCCTCGAGGTGACAACCGTGTTCTAGGCACAAGCTGACCATTGTAGGTAGGCCGTCGAAGTGTTTCTACGATCTTTCAAGTCCTCGGTTTCCAGATCGGAATCTAGAGAGGATCTGGATGCGGCAAACGATGAAAGAAATCTTTTTTTTATAAAGAATATCCCTAAGTACGTGAGAAAACCCATCGCTGTATATCCGACTTTCCCCCGTTTTATGTAGCGAGGTTGAAAGTGGATGAACATGCGAGCAAACAGCTACTAACCCCCACTAAAAAGATTGCGTAGCTTGCAGCTATTCTGTTAGCAGTTTGAGCCTATTTTACCGCCAAAACTGTTAAGAACGCCCAACACTTGACCCCACAACACCTCTTGAGCTTGTCATGAGCCTCACCGACGTCATCCCAACACACGGCAACACAACGATTTCTGGCAATCTGGTATCCCGATATCCTCTGGCGAGAGCGGAATGAGAGGCTTTTCATAGCGCTCGGGTTGTTCATCACACTCACCGATCCACCAAACTCTTTACCGAACCATGTCCGCCCCATCAATACCCAAccttctctccctccgcGGCAGCCGTGGAGGATCCCgaggccggggccggggcgGCTCACACCGGGGTAGCTCCTCCGGGCCATCAGCCAGCCATGACACCACAATCCAGGGAACCGACGCCGACGCTGCTGTCTCCCGCCTCAGCGCCGTAGAACTAGACTACCTCATCGACCCCTTCGCCGGCTACTTCGTagctccctcaccaccaccgttccACTCCGGTCCAGGCCCAGGACTACCCACACCCCGCAGACTCCCAATAATAAACAGAGGAACATACACCCGCACGACAGCGATAGACATTCTCATCCACCGCTTCCTCTCCAGCACTTTCTCCACCGGCAAACCCCGGCAGATAGTCTCCCTCGGAGCAGGAACAGACACCCGCTGCTTTCGATTATTCACCTCGTctcaaaaacaccaaaacatccACTATCATGAAATCGACTTCCCGGTTATCATCTCCAAGAAGAACACCCTCATCCGGACAGTCCCAGCGCTGAACGGCATCCTCTCCCCGCCAATGCCACTCCCAAACTCGGCCACGAACCAGTCTTATGTCTCGAAGCAGCATGCGAACCCAGAAACAGGCAATACCCTCACTCTCCACCCGCTTGATCTCCGGTTTtttccatcttctccttcctccctcccggGACTATCACAGGAGTGCCCGACACTGCTGCTGTCCGAATGCTGCCTTTGCTACCTCCCACCTTCGACAGCATCGGATATAATCACCTCTTTTACGTCTTGTTTCCCTAGTTTGGGCCTGGTGATTTACGAGCCGATTTTGCCGGGGGATGCGTTTGGACGGATGATGATTTCTAATCTTGCTGCGCGGGGGGTGACGATGCCGACTTTGGCTGTGTACCAGACGCAGGAGGatcaggagaggaggttgctggAGGCTGGATttagggaggtgaggagtAGGACTGTGGATCAGAtttgggaggagtgggtgggggagggggagagggagagggtggatgggttggagaggttggatgaggtggaggagtggaagTTGTTGGCGGGGCATTatgtggttgtttgggggtggaatgagggggagggagtgaggttggaggtg is a window from the Podospora pseudocomata strain CBS 415.72m chromosome 6, whole genome shotgun sequence genome containing:
- a CDS encoding hypothetical protein (EggNog:ENOG503P27M; COG:S) is translated as MLSPVVHAGGMLAKRAYSNLADSSSDMPDEPQGPPIKWAPYGGLQLFINILLFLPMFLYIGYTLTHIYPTLAIVEDPLPAYDAIPINEPTNEDGDINKANTNKNAPPPAYNNNNNNNNNNNNINGGSSSSSNGDAPFPTKPITSSLRATHRTLQSISGFRSQFRGLGCFLFLAFTTSILSGIFSFIPILGNLVVLLLTSQLMTTLTHIIISVPRPANTPHGRTFFSRLPSWRRNLVATYQPILFYWIAIHASLILPGLLAGLIGLSPYDDNSQLKEGISGSEVAKLVCVLGVFVGLNLLLVVPAHVALVRVQATLLPHEEETIVPFDRTFGGSVEAEVINGRGFGSLRNALKTVSWGSWVRLYGQQVKILGVMVGLYAVMGGWLVVQFFFLGWRA
- the PPM1 gene encoding carboxy methyl transferase for protein phosphatase 2A (COG:O; EggNog:ENOG503NUP8), producing MSAPSIPNLLSLRGSRGGSRGRGRGGSHRGSSSGPSASHDTTIQGTDADAAVSRLSAVELDYLIDPFAGYFVAPSPPPFHSGPGPGLPTPRRLPIINRGTYTRTTAIDILIHRFLSSTFSTGKPRQIVSLGAGTDTRCFRLFTSSQKHQNIHYHEIDFPVIISKKNTLIRTVPALNGILSPPMPLPNSATNQSYVSKQHANPETGNTLTLHPLDLRFFPSSPSSLPGLSQECPTLLLSECCLCYLPPSTASDIITSFTSCFPSLGLVIYEPILPGDAFGRMMISNLAARGVTMPTLAVYQTQEDQERRLLEAGFREVRSRTVDQIWEEWVGEGERERVDGLERLDEVEEWKLLAGHYVVVWGWNEGEGVRLEVGRGDDDEGDETE